The following is a genomic window from Saprospiraceae bacterium.
TATTTCATTGCAAAATCTAATCGTATTACTTCAATATAGTTTTTAACAGATAAAAACAGGTGGCTAAATACTTTTAGTGGCGAACTTTTTACGTTGACTTTTACTTTTATTACTGCTTTTGATTTATTTTTGTAATAAATGAGCAATATTTTCTATGTTATAGGTGCATCTCAGGGATTTTTATTGTCCGTCTTTTTATTATTAAATAAGGACAGAAAAATGCATTTACCCCTTATTATTATGGTGTTTTTGGCATCATTCCAACTTTTATCGGAGTATTTATACGCATCTGAACAAATCGTACATATTCCGCACCTAATCTATCTTTCATTGCCTACAAATACACTTTGTGGCGTGTTGCTTTATTTATTTATTCGAAATGTTTATAACTCAGGACCTTCATATCGGCGTTCTGATATTTTGTTATTTATCCCCTTTTTACTGAGTGTTGCATATTTTTTTTCTACTTATACTTTGAATGCGGAAGAAAAAATGGCTCTCTTAAAAGAACATCAACAATTGGGGATTTTGAATCATGAATACTTATTTGAATGGGTTTTTGAAATTGTTTCCAACTTACCTTTTTTAATAGCGGCTTATGTTTTATTGAAGAAGTATGAAGAAAACATCAAAAATGATTACATCAATACAGGCTATCCACTGGCTCGCGTTTTACTGCCTATTTTTATAGGGCTATATTTTTTTGAGACCGCAATTATTATCTTGGGATTTATGGGTATAGGTTGGGAAGAGTTGACCTACAGTGTGTTTTTTTTAACGACATGTATCATTTATCTCATCGGATATGAAGTATTAGTGCATCGAAATAATAAAAATATCCAACATGAAAAAACTTTAGAATCCAAAGAATCTTTGCCGATTGATGGTACAAAGTATAATAAAAATATTTTAACTGAAGATAGAAAGCAGGCCATTGCAAAACAAATCATCAAATGTATGGAAGATGATAAGATGTACCAGAACCCTGAACTACGACTTATTAATCTTGCTCAACATGTAGAAGAACATCCTAATACTGTTTCGCAAGTGATCAATGATGTATTCAAACAAAATTTTTATGATTACGTCAATCATTATCGCATCGAAGAGGCTAAACGTCTGTTAAAGGCTGATGAATTTCAAAATTATTCTATAATATCAATTGGCGAAATAGTAGGTTTTAACTCAAAATCCACTTTTTATAGTGCTTTTAAGAAATCCACAAATTGTACTCCTTTACAATACCAAAACTTACAAAACCATTGATAATTCTGACTTTTTTGTGCCAGAATTGTCCAAACTTATAAGTTAAGACTTGTAGTTCTTGTGAAATGGTGTGTCAACTTACAAGGTTCGACCTATATCTACAATTTCATTACTACTTTTGCCACCAAATATGGAAAACTATATATTTGGTAATCTTTTTAAATAGCAAAACATTAAACATATTAGATTTGGAAAGAAGAAAATTTGTTAAAAATACCTTGGCGGGAATGCCTTTAGTATTTCTATCGCCATCATTTTTGCCAAGTTTAGGAAATGCCATAAACGAAAATCCTAATGGAAAAACAGTCATTGTCATCGGGGCAGGTATTTCAGGACTGGCAGCAGCTAAAAAATTGAAAAATGAAGGATTTACTGTTATCGTCTTGGAAGCTCAAGATAGAGTTGGTGGCCGATTACGTACTAATAGAAGTTTGGGCGTTGCCTTTGACGAAGGTGCAAGTTGGATACACGGAACCACGGGAAATCCATTAACTGCACTTGCCCAACAGGCAGGCATGACAACAGCAATTACAAATGACAATAGCTTTATCGCCTATGATTTAGGCGGACTTGAAATCAGTGATACGATATATGCTCAAACGGAAGCACAGTATTATACAATATTAGATACTTTAATGAATAGTGGAAACTTGATGCAAAGTTTTGAAACAGTTTTCAATACTTTATATCCTGCTAATAACACCAGACTTTGGAAGTTTCTATTGTCAACTTATTTTACTTTTGATAGAGGAGATTTAAATAACACTTCATCGTTGATCTATGATGAGGGATTAGAGTTTGGAGGTAATGAAGTAATTTCGACCAATGGATATGACACCATACCTAATTACTTGGCTATAGGATTAGATGTAAGACTCAACCAAAGAGTGACAAAAATTGACTATTTAGCTGCAAAAACAAAAGTCACTCATAATGGTACTGTAACTGAGGCCGATTATGTTTTAGTAACTGTACCATTAGGTGTATTGAAAAATAATAGTATTCAATTTGTTCCATCGCTACCGACAGCCAAACAAACAGCGATTACTAAATTAGGAATGAATTGCGTCAATAAGTTTGTATTAACATGGAATACTGCTTTTTGGGATAATGAACAGTATATTGCTTACACTCCAAACGAAAAGGATAAGTTTAATTACTTTGTTAATGTTAAAAAATTTCATCCTACGGTGAATGCTTTGATGACTTTCGCTTATGCTGACTATGCAAGACAAACTGAATCTATGACCGATGCAGCTGTTATTAGTGAAATAATGGCTCATTTACGTGACATATATGGAAGTGCAACTCCTAATCCTACAAGTATGCTAAGAACCAAATGGAATAGCAATATAAATTCTTTTGGGGCTTATTCATATACAGCGATACAAACCGAAATGCACCATTTTGATGACTTGGCTGCACATGTTAATAATCAAGTGTTTTTTGCAGGTGAGCATACTCATATAGATTACTTTTCTACTGCGCACGGAGCTTATTTGAGCGGCTTAAGAGAGGCTGATAAAATTAAACTTTGTCCTACTCCTACAGCTTTGCCTGTTACTTGGCATAGTGATGTAAAAGCCACAAATATTAATAACTATAACCTAATCGAGTGGTCTGTAGCATCGCAGGTCAATAATCAACAATATATTATCGAACACAGTTCTGATGGAGCAAGATTTTTAGCTATTGGTGAGATACCTGGCGATGGAAATAATAATGATACCAAACATTATGAGTTCAAACACAGTTCTCCGCAATTAGGTATCAATTATTACAGGGTTAAGCAAGTGGATTATGATGGCAACATAAGTTTTTCCAACATTACTAGTGTTAATTATATTGAAGACAATGAAATAAACATTTTTCCAAATCCTGCGGGATTAGAAGTGAATGTTGGCATAGCATCTGATGCCTTGCTCAAAATCAAAGATATCAACGGCAAGTTACATTTAAAACAAGACATCTACAAAGGAATTAATAAGGTGAACTTAGAAGGAATTCCATCTGGAATGTTGATATTTTCTATAGGTAACCTACGATTCAATGTGCTAAAAGTGTAGATCTAAAAGAACAAAATATATACTTTTGCAGTTTGACATGCATTTTAAGGTCTAAAAATTTTAATAATAATAATATAGTTATACATCAATATTTATGAAACAAAGAAGACAATTCATCAAGACTACATTAGCGGGATTACCAGTAGTCCTACTTTCTCCTACATTGTTAGCAAGCTCATATAGCAGTGGAGACAATAAAGAACCCAATGGCAAAACAGTTATAATAGTTGGGGCTGGTATCTCGGGACTTGCAGCAGCAAAAAAATTGAAAGAAGAAGGATTTAGTGTCATTGTTTTAGAATCACAAGATAAAGTAGGTGGGCGATTACGAACCAATAGAAGCTTGGGTGTAGCTTTTGACGAAGGAGCCAGTTGGATACACGGTATAAAAGGTAACCCTATCACTCCACTTGCTAAAGCAGCAGGTATGGAAACTGCATTCACAGATGACGATAGCTTGATCATATATGATTTGGGTGGTAATGTAATTAGCGATGATTTGTATTCCAAAACAGAAGATGAGTATTATGCCATATTAGATCAACTATCCAAAAGTGGTAACTTAAATCAAAGTTTCGAAACTGTTTTCAATAATTTACATCCAGCTAACAACTCGAGACTGTGGAAATTTATTTTATCGACATTTATGACTTTTGACAGAGGAGATTTAGACAAAACATCTTCTCTCTTTTATAATGAGGGCGAAGAGTTTGGTGGTGAAGAACGAATCTCTACTAATGGTTATGACAATATTCCAAACTATTTGGCAAAAGGAATAGATGTAAGACTCAATCAAAGAGTGAGTAAAATAGACTATACGGCAGAAAAAGTAAAGATTACGCACAATGGCACCACAACTGAAGCAGATTATGTCGTAGTGACTGTGCCATTAGGAGTTCTTAAAAAGAATGTAATTGAATTCAAACCTGCTTTGCCTACTAAAAAGCAGGAAGCAATCCAAAAAATTGGCATGAACTGCGTCAACAAGTTTTTATTAACGTGGGATACTGCTTTCTGGGACGACGAACAATTTATTGGGTACACACCAGACGTAAAGGATAAGTTTAATTATTTTGTCAATGTCAAAAAGTTTCACCCAACAGTAAACGCTTTAATGACCTTTGCTTATGCTGATTATGGTAGGCAAACGGAAACCATGACTGATGCGCAAGTTATAAATGAAATCATGGTTCATTTACGTGATATTTATGGCAATAGTGTGCCCAATCCTAACAATATGCTACGTACCAAATGGAACTCTAATCCAAATGCTTATGGGGCTTATTCATATACAGCTGTAGCTACCGAAATGCATCATTTTGATGATTTGGCAGAAGAAATCGATGACAAACTGTTTTTTGCAGGTGAGCATACCCATATTGATTATTTCTCAAACGCCCATGGTGCTTATCTAAGTGGGCTTAGAGAAGCTGATAAAATTATTGCTTTATAAAAACCCTTAAATTTTTTAATCCTTAATTTATTATAATGAAATTCAAATTTTTAGCCTTATTAATCACTGCATTTTCTATTTCTGGATATGGTCAAGACATCCAAGTACTTTCTAACTTTACTAATGATTCATATAGGTTGACCAATATGATCGAAAAAGATATCAATAGTAAATGGAGTTACTTTGGTATTACTGAAGTTGGATCCGAATATGACAAATTATCCGAAATAAAATTTGAAAGCAATCAATACTTCAATTATGCTTTGAAAAACAATTTTGCATTGACTACAGGTTTTGGGTTTGTCTTGCCCTCAATTAAATGCGAACACAAAAAAAGTTTAAATTTTTTTAAATCACTAATTTTGTGTTATGGAAAACAAGAAAAAAGAAAGAATGAGTACCAATAAAAAGACTGAATTGGTACTGCAATTATTGCGAGGTGAGTCACTGGATGAACTTTGTAGAATCCATCATGTATCTGCCAGTCAATTGAGTGAGTGGCGTGATATCTTTGTCAGCAAAGGTAAAGAAGGTTTCCGTAAGAGCTCGGACGATCATCGTCTGCGTGAAGCCCAAGCGATCATTGGTCGCCAAGCCATAGAGCTTGACCTGTATAAAAAAAAGATGGTATTGATTCGTCAGATAAAAGAAAAATAGTTTCCATGCTAATCAATACAGAACCAAAACCAAATATTAGATTGGCTCTTAAGGTCAGTGACCTAAGCGTAGGAGCTTGGTATGACAGGCGGTCATTGAAGACAGATAAATGTAAGCCAGGGCCAAAATCTGTGTACTCAGACGTTGAAGTGCTTCAAGCCTTAAGGAAGTATATAGCCGAGCCTATTTTTTATTTAGAAGGCTATAAGAAACTCAAGGTTAGGCTCAAAGAAGAATATGGCATCGATGTGGGTAAGGAAAGGCTAAGAAGGATCATGACAGAAAATGAGCTTCTGTGTCATCAAAAAAACAGATCACACCCACTCAGGTATCATCACGACGGTAAGATCATCACGGATTGTCCCAATCAAATCTGGGGCATGGACATCAAAGAATTTCATACTTGTATAGGAAAAATTTACTTATTTGATATCTCGGATCATTTCAATAGCGAAATTAAAGGATGGTACGTAAACACAACATCCAATGCAAATGATGCGATGCAAGCTCTCAGAAACGCTGTAAGAGCCGAGTTTGGCAATGTGGCCAAAGATGTGTGTAAAGGTACAAATCTAAAGCTCAGAGTGGATCATGGCACTCAATTTGATTCCAAAGCTTTTGAAGATGAATTGAATTTTTAAGC
Proteins encoded in this region:
- a CDS encoding helix-turn-helix transcriptional regulator, with protein sequence MSNIFYVIGASQGFLLSVFLLLNKDRKMHLPLIIMVFLASFQLLSEYLYASEQIVHIPHLIYLSLPTNTLCGVLLYLFIRNVYNSGPSYRRSDILLFIPFLLSVAYFFSTYTLNAEEKMALLKEHQQLGILNHEYLFEWVFEIVSNLPFLIAAYVLLKKYEENIKNDYINTGYPLARVLLPIFIGLYFFETAIIILGFMGIGWEELTYSVFFLTTCIIYLIGYEVLVHRNNKNIQHEKTLESKESLPIDGTKYNKNILTEDRKQAIAKQIIKCMEDDKMYQNPELRLINLAQHVEEHPNTVSQVINDVFKQNFYDYVNHYRIEEAKRLLKADEFQNYSIISIGEIVGFNSKSTFYSAFKKSTNCTPLQYQNLQNH
- a CDS encoding FAD-dependent oxidoreductase; the encoded protein is MERRKFVKNTLAGMPLVFLSPSFLPSLGNAINENPNGKTVIVIGAGISGLAAAKKLKNEGFTVIVLEAQDRVGGRLRTNRSLGVAFDEGASWIHGTTGNPLTALAQQAGMTTAITNDNSFIAYDLGGLEISDTIYAQTEAQYYTILDTLMNSGNLMQSFETVFNTLYPANNTRLWKFLLSTYFTFDRGDLNNTSSLIYDEGLEFGGNEVISTNGYDTIPNYLAIGLDVRLNQRVTKIDYLAAKTKVTHNGTVTEADYVLVTVPLGVLKNNSIQFVPSLPTAKQTAITKLGMNCVNKFVLTWNTAFWDNEQYIAYTPNEKDKFNYFVNVKKFHPTVNALMTFAYADYARQTESMTDAAVISEIMAHLRDIYGSATPNPTSMLRTKWNSNINSFGAYSYTAIQTEMHHFDDLAAHVNNQVFFAGEHTHIDYFSTAHGAYLSGLREADKIKLCPTPTALPVTWHSDVKATNINNYNLIEWSVASQVNNQQYIIEHSSDGARFLAIGEIPGDGNNNDTKHYEFKHSSPQLGINYYRVKQVDYDGNISFSNITSVNYIEDNEINIFPNPAGLEVNVGIASDALLKIKDINGKLHLKQDIYKGINKVNLEGIPSGMLIFSIGNLRFNVLKV
- a CDS encoding DDE-type integrase/transposase/recombinase; its protein translation is MLINTEPKPNIRLALKVSDLSVGAWYDRRSLKTDKCKPGPKSVYSDVEVLQALRKYIAEPIFYLEGYKKLKVRLKEEYGIDVGKERLRRIMTENELLCHQKNRSHPLRYHHDGKIITDCPNQIWGMDIKEFHTCIGKIYLFDISDHFNSEIKGWYVNTTSNANDAMQALRNAVRAEFGNVAKDVCKGTNLKLRVDHGTQFDSKAFEDELNF
- a CDS encoding FAD-dependent oxidoreductase, translated to MKQRRQFIKTTLAGLPVVLLSPTLLASSYSSGDNKEPNGKTVIIVGAGISGLAAAKKLKEEGFSVIVLESQDKVGGRLRTNRSLGVAFDEGASWIHGIKGNPITPLAKAAGMETAFTDDDSLIIYDLGGNVISDDLYSKTEDEYYAILDQLSKSGNLNQSFETVFNNLHPANNSRLWKFILSTFMTFDRGDLDKTSSLFYNEGEEFGGEERISTNGYDNIPNYLAKGIDVRLNQRVSKIDYTAEKVKITHNGTTTEADYVVVTVPLGVLKKNVIEFKPALPTKKQEAIQKIGMNCVNKFLLTWDTAFWDDEQFIGYTPDVKDKFNYFVNVKKFHPTVNALMTFAYADYGRQTETMTDAQVINEIMVHLRDIYGNSVPNPNNMLRTKWNSNPNAYGAYSYTAVATEMHHFDDLAEEIDDKLFFAGEHTHIDYFSNAHGAYLSGLREADKIIAL
- a CDS encoding helix-turn-helix domain-containing protein; the encoded protein is MENKKKERMSTNKKTELVLQLLRGESLDELCRIHHVSASQLSEWRDIFVSKGKEGFRKSSDDHRLREAQAIIGRQAIELDLYKKKMVLIRQIKEK